One window of the Cydia fagiglandana chromosome 22, ilCydFagi1.1, whole genome shotgun sequence genome contains the following:
- the LOC134675424 gene encoding uncharacterized protein LOC134675424: protein MTKFLYLFLFCLVPMEAQYSFSRMKPTRTCARPEIAHGTARLKQRGRMARYECMSGYQLVGDKYATCLGGRWDMPKPVCVRGGCTMPKIDHAIILPTHRNAWLNIFCLPGYTGSATLFCDGQKWNGTAPVCVSDPALVELSCDFETPTLCGWTQDSRHDFDWTRINKKTPSSFLFTGPAFDHTFGEGKQGYYMYIESSSKSENDTARLISPVYAGGLEKNGCFSFFYHMYGRSIGGLRVYQIPENQKDQVLDDSDTREQYLLFEKWGNQGDEWFRNVSYLKDVSDNFQIVIEGIRGTSFTSDIAIDDVAILSGPQCEQAFASAVTPAEDIPDSCAGRCSEQTTPHRGCGCSTDCISDSDCCADFLELCVFNSDFANRYDDDTTTMKTPSDAPRTEKLIFTTLPTTTTSTTTPRPTTTTPKPTTPKPKPTTTTTTKRPRPIPTTIQYGTHIPVTLVNVTTVKVATKVVATTTPRGITAEVRRDVDRAKHTSEAKKIVQDKSKGSGAAAGVVTLLVFCVLIVGAALAARSARGRAALARLRGRAAGDPEVRYLTSDHD from the exons AGTACAGTTTCTCCCGCATGAAGCCGACCAGAACGTGCGCGCGGCCAGAGATCGCGCACGGCACCGCGCGGCTGAAGCAGCGCGGGCGCATGGCGCGGTACGAGTGCATGTCAGGATACCAGTTGGTCGGAGACAAGTATGCTACCTGCCTGGGAGGCAGGTGGGACATGCCTAAACCTGTCTGCGTCC GTGGCGGCTGCACAATGCCTAAAATAGACCACGCGATCATTCTGCCCACACACAGGAACGCTTGGCTGAACATATTCTGTCTCCCCGGCTACACGGGTTCGGCTACGCTCTTCTGCGATGGTCAGAAGTGGAATGGGACTGCTCCTGTCTGCGTGTCAG ACCCTGCACTCGTCGAACTATCTTGCGACTTCGAGACTCCTACTCTGTGCGGATGGACGCAGGACTCCCGTCACGATTTCGATTGGACGAGAATTAACAAGAAGACTCCTAGTTCCTTCCTATTTACGGGGCCGGCGTTCGATCATACCTTCGGGGAAGGGAAGCAAG GTTATTACATGTACATCGAAAGCTCCTCTAAGTCTGAGAACGACACGGCGCGTCTCATCTCGCCGGTGTACGCCGGGGGTTTGGAGAAGAATGGCTGCTTCTCCTTCTTCTACCACATGTATGGCAG ATCCATAGGCGGTCTCCGAGTGTACCAAATACCTGAAAATCAGAAGGATCAGGTCCTGGACGACAGCGACACGAGGGAACAGTACCTCCTGTTCGAGAAGTGGGGGAACCAGGGAGACGAATGGTTCAGAAACGTGTCGTACCTTAAAGATGTTTCTGATAATTTTCAG ATAGTAATCGAGGGTATCCGAGGCACCAGCTTCACCAGTGACATCGCCATCGACGATGTAGCTATTTTGTCGGGACCCCAGTGTGAACAGGCTTTCGCCAGCGCCGTCACTCCGGCTGAAGATATAC CGGATTCTTGCGCGGGGCGGTGCTCGGAGCAGACAACGCCGCACCGCGGCTGCGGGTGCAGCACGGACTGCATCAGCGACAGCGACTGCTGTGCCGACTTCCTTGAACTCTGTGTCTTCAACTCGGACTTTG CCAATAGGTATGACGACGATACAACCACAATGAAAACTCCATCAGACGCCCCAAGAACAGAAAAACTTATATTCACTAcactacctactactactacctcAACAACTACCCCTAGACCTACAACTACTACCCCTAAACCCACTACTCCTAAACCTAAACCTACGACTACAACGACTACGAAACGCCCTAGACCAATTCCGACTACTATACAATACGGAACGCATATACCTGTAACACTTGTAAATGTGACTACGGTTAAAGTGGCTACTAAGGTAGTGGCTACGACTACTCCTAGAGGAATAACGGCTGAGGTGCGACGGGACGTGGACAGAGCGAAACATACCAGTGAAGCCAAGAAAATTGTGCAGGACAAATCAAAAG GATCTGGCGCTGCGGCGGGCGTAGTAACGCTGCTAGTATTCTGCGTGCTAATAGTCGGCGCCGCGCTGGCGGCGCGGAGCGCGCGCGGCCGGGCGGCCCTCGCGCGCCTGCGCGGGCGCGCCGCCGGCGACCCGGAGGTGCGGTACCTCACCAGTGATCATGATTAA